In Parasegetibacter sp. NRK P23, a single genomic region encodes these proteins:
- a CDS encoding FecR family protein has product MQPDWNILLTKYLNDQLTPDELTRFLELARAAEGEEELKAAVEAALSDEQFSGLSDENRADALFRAVMLKADTSAQKQQGLIVRMFRKRMAVAAVLLVLVGLAAFLLWPETGETDLIAEVRKQVVPGDVLPGGDKATLTLEDGTVIVLDTAANGMLMAAGKQVRKSSSGELLYTAVGDAGATPAMHTLSTPRGGQFRLVLPDGSIVFLNATSSVTFPSFFTGNTREVAVTGEAYFEVAAKMAGTQKVPFIVNVKSAVGKEKARVEVLGTHFNIMGYDNEARMVTTLLEGAVKVVSAGSNETRLLKPGKQSVLNPETGAQGVSDANEEQAVAWKNGYFYYERADIRTIMRQLERWYNIAVEYKTIPSKKFSGTLPRKEKVSKVLEMLELTGNVTFKIEGDKVIVDN; this is encoded by the coding sequence ATGCAACCTGATTGGAATATATTATTGACGAAATACCTGAACGACCAGCTCACACCGGACGAACTGACCCGGTTCCTGGAACTGGCCCGGGCGGCAGAAGGAGAGGAGGAACTGAAAGCCGCTGTGGAAGCGGCCTTGTCGGATGAACAGTTCAGTGGATTGTCCGATGAAAATAGGGCGGATGCCCTGTTCCGGGCCGTGATGCTGAAAGCGGATACTTCGGCGCAAAAGCAACAGGGCCTTATCGTGCGCATGTTTCGTAAGCGGATGGCCGTGGCGGCTGTATTGCTGGTACTGGTAGGATTGGCCGCATTCCTCCTCTGGCCTGAGACCGGCGAAACTGATCTGATCGCAGAAGTACGCAAACAGGTGGTACCGGGCGATGTATTGCCCGGGGGCGACAAAGCCACGCTTACACTGGAAGATGGAACAGTAATCGTGTTGGATACGGCCGCCAACGGTATGCTGATGGCCGCCGGTAAACAGGTGCGCAAGTCATCCTCCGGAGAGTTGCTGTACACTGCAGTTGGGGATGCAGGGGCCACACCCGCTATGCACACGCTTTCCACGCCCAGGGGCGGTCAGTTCAGGCTGGTATTGCCAGATGGTAGTATCGTTTTCCTGAACGCGACCAGCTCGGTTACCTTCCCTTCTTTCTTTACAGGGAATACACGGGAAGTAGCCGTAACGGGGGAAGCTTATTTTGAAGTGGCCGCGAAAATGGCCGGTACACAGAAAGTTCCATTTATCGTAAATGTGAAGTCCGCGGTGGGAAAAGAGAAAGCCCGCGTGGAAGTACTGGGTACCCACTTTAACATCATGGGGTACGATAACGAAGCCCGCATGGTAACCACCTTACTGGAAGGCGCCGTAAAAGTAGTGAGTGCCGGATCCAACGAAACCAGGTTGCTGAAGCCGGGGAAACAATCGGTATTGAATCCTGAAACCGGTGCCCAGGGTGTGTCGGATGCGAATGAAGAGCAGGCCGTGGCCTGGAAGAACGGGTACTTCTATTATGAACGTGCCGATATCAGGACCATCATGCGCCAATTGGAAAGATGGTACAATATAGCCGTCGAGTATAAAACCATCCCGTCTAAAAAGTTCAGCGGGACATTGCCCAGGAAAGAAAAAGTATCTAAAGTGCTGGAGATGCTCGAACTAACAGGCAACGTTACATTTAAAATAGAAGGCGATAAAGTAATCGTAGACAATTAA
- a CDS encoding RNA polymerase sigma factor has translation MATSPLHTDPVLIEQIAGGDSAAFRVLFNAHWDRIFSVALAFTKSTERSEELVQDVFLKIWLNRTELPGIRNFEGYLFTVARNHIFNALRTRLKEVSFGEELEHYFKESSLADDLLLLKDAEALVHKGVEALPGQQRAVFEMSRFQGLNTAEIAEKLNISPLTVKVHLRKALAALRTFLQQHAAGMVLLLALYRLLEK, from the coding sequence TTGGCTACTTCTCCATTGCATACGGATCCTGTACTGATTGAACAAATCGCCGGGGGCGACTCCGCCGCCTTCAGGGTATTGTTCAATGCGCATTGGGACAGGATATTCTCCGTGGCCCTGGCTTTTACGAAATCCACTGAACGTTCCGAGGAACTGGTGCAGGATGTGTTCCTGAAGATATGGCTGAACCGCACCGAACTGCCCGGGATCAGGAACTTTGAAGGATACCTTTTTACCGTGGCCCGGAACCATATTTTCAACGCGCTCCGCACCAGGTTAAAGGAAGTGTCATTCGGAGAAGAACTGGAGCACTACTTTAAAGAAAGCTCCCTCGCCGACGACCTGCTGCTTTTAAAGGATGCCGAAGCCCTCGTGCACAAAGGGGTGGAAGCATTACCCGGCCAACAGCGGGCCGTATTCGAAATGAGCCGTTTCCAGGGATTGAACACCGCGGAGATCGCTGAAAAACTGAATATTTCCCCGCTCACGGTGAAGGTGCACCTGCGCAAGGCGCTCGCCGCTCTCCGTACCTTTCTCCAACAGCATGCCGCCGGAATGGTGCTCCTGCTGGCGCTTTACCGGCTCCTGGAAAAATAA
- a CDS encoding response regulator transcription factor, translating to MKIHVGIADDNNFLIRSVKEKLALFENVVVTFSAHDGQDCMDMLPQHPGTDLVLMDIEMPVLNGIEATRLIKQKHPQLKIIVLTVFDDDENIFNAIQAGADSYLLKEITPHELYEAILQTLEGGAVMTPSIAMKTLQLLRHATPPPKDSSGEAVHLSSRETEVLEQLSKGLPYTSIAANLFISPATVRRHTENIYRKLQVHSKIEAVEVARRNRML from the coding sequence ATGAAAATACATGTTGGTATTGCCGATGATAACAATTTTCTTATCCGGAGCGTGAAGGAGAAACTTGCACTTTTTGAAAATGTTGTCGTCACGTTTTCTGCCCACGATGGACAGGACTGTATGGATATGCTGCCGCAGCATCCGGGCACCGACCTGGTGCTCATGGATATTGAAATGCCGGTTCTGAACGGTATTGAAGCCACACGCCTCATCAAGCAAAAGCACCCGCAGCTTAAAATAATCGTCCTCACAGTTTTTGATGACGATGAAAACATATTCAACGCGATACAGGCCGGGGCAGACAGTTATTTGTTGAAAGAAATAACACCCCATGAGCTTTATGAGGCCATTCTGCAAACATTGGAAGGAGGTGCGGTGATGACACCGTCGATCGCGATGAAAACACTTCAGTTGCTGCGCCATGCGACTCCACCACCAAAGGATTCGTCAGGTGAAGCAGTGCACCTCAGCTCCAGGGAAACTGAGGTGCTGGAGCAACTCTCGAAAGGCCTTCCTTACACTTCTATCGCGGCGAATCTTTTTATTTCTCCCGCTACAGTACGCCGGCATACGGAGAATATCTACCGGAAATTGCAGGTGCACTCCAAAATTGAAGCAGTGGAAGTGGCGAGAAGAAACAGGATGCTGTAA
- a CDS encoding sensor histidine kinase → MNQRGVLCLTIVWMLLSPVFAQSPVATDSLKEVLLQQKNYQAKVSLLRDYLKKIYLTQYDETIALSRIGLDLARTEDDKAASGDFLRMIGGAFIKKGNIDTGSVYYYKALAALENTGDNERLGLLYDDMARMYRKLRQPKRALEFYEKALAIYEAGNNQEGIARINNESGVVYRDEGNYAEAKKRFEKSLNIQRLRNDSVGIGYSLEFLGYNQLMVKEYGEAERYLRQALAIRESLPDDFALMLNYTALGEFYKETGKYKLSNDYFEKSNAVARKIKFTDIQKYNYEQITGNFEQLGDFEKAFQSLRLYNVLNDSLYSARKLKDVEEISAKYETAEKEKQLFEQRTRIAENELRLKTRNLWIFALSAFTLIMALIGFLIFKQQTLKNLKQQQEAEMKLAMERIGSQNRLQEQRIAIARDLHDNIGAQLSFIISTIDAIKYHVHQADARVVDKLNNISAFAKETIRELRDTIWAMNKSAITVRDLRGRTLNFIEKAKQSQDRTTITLSIGEDVAEDAVFSGIQGLNIFRIVQEATNNAMKYAEAGNIHISIGKTDNDFLFEVRDDGKGFKEAGTAEGNGLLNMRKRAQELGRELLLESGAERGTKVSFRVPQNSSTA, encoded by the coding sequence ATGAATCAAAGAGGAGTTTTATGCCTTACGATTGTTTGGATGCTTTTATCGCCCGTTTTTGCCCAGTCTCCTGTTGCTACGGATAGCCTGAAAGAGGTGCTGCTTCAGCAAAAAAATTACCAGGCTAAGGTTTCACTGCTCCGGGATTATCTCAAAAAAATATACCTCACACAATATGATGAAACCATAGCGCTTTCACGTATTGGCCTTGACCTGGCCAGAACTGAAGATGACAAAGCGGCCTCGGGTGATTTTCTTAGGATGATAGGTGGAGCATTCATAAAAAAGGGCAATATAGATACAGGGTCCGTCTATTACTACAAGGCGCTGGCAGCGCTGGAAAATACCGGCGACAACGAAAGGCTTGGCTTGCTGTACGACGATATGGCGAGAATGTACAGAAAACTGCGACAGCCCAAAAGGGCGTTGGAGTTTTACGAAAAGGCGCTGGCCATTTATGAGGCCGGCAATAACCAGGAAGGTATCGCGCGCATTAACAATGAGAGTGGCGTTGTTTACAGAGATGAAGGCAACTATGCTGAAGCTAAAAAAAGATTTGAAAAGTCCCTGAACATTCAACGCCTGCGTAACGATTCCGTTGGCATCGGTTACTCCCTCGAGTTTCTCGGTTATAATCAACTGATGGTCAAAGAATATGGTGAGGCAGAGCGTTACTTGCGGCAGGCGCTGGCCATCCGTGAAAGTCTTCCAGATGATTTTGCTTTGATGTTGAATTACACCGCGCTGGGCGAGTTCTACAAGGAAACTGGGAAATACAAACTTTCCAATGACTATTTCGAAAAAAGCAATGCCGTGGCAAGGAAAATAAAATTCACGGACATTCAAAAATACAATTACGAGCAGATTACAGGAAATTTTGAACAACTGGGAGACTTTGAAAAAGCTTTTCAAAGCCTCAGGTTATATAACGTACTTAACGATAGCCTGTACAGCGCCAGAAAACTTAAAGATGTGGAAGAGATATCGGCGAAGTATGAAACCGCGGAAAAAGAAAAGCAGCTTTTCGAACAACGTACCCGGATAGCCGAAAATGAACTCCGGTTAAAAACACGGAATCTATGGATTTTCGCACTCTCAGCGTTTACGCTTATTATGGCGCTGATCGGCTTCCTGATTTTCAAGCAGCAGACGCTTAAAAACCTGAAGCAACAACAGGAGGCGGAAATGAAGCTGGCCATGGAGCGGATCGGGAGTCAGAACAGGTTACAGGAACAAAGGATTGCTATAGCAAGGGATCTGCACGACAATATCGGCGCTCAGTTAAGTTTTATTATTTCCACCATTGATGCCATTAAATATCATGTTCATCAAGCAGATGCGCGTGTAGTTGACAAGTTGAACAATATCAGCGCCTTCGCCAAAGAAACCATCCGGGAACTGAGGGATACCATCTGGGCCATGAACAAGTCCGCAATTACAGTAAGGGATCTCCGTGGCCGCACGTTGAACTTCATTGAAAAAGCAAAACAGTCGCAGGACCGCACAACCATAACACTGTCTATAGGCGAAGATGTTGCCGAAGACGCAGTTTTTTCCGGTATCCAGGGACTGAATATCTTCCGCATTGTTCAGGAAGCTACTAATAACGCCATGAAATATGCGGAGGCAGGAAACATTCATATCTCCATCGGTAAAACGGACAATGATTTTCTGTTTGAGGTACGGGATGATGGCAAGGGCTTCAAAGAAGCAGGTACTGCGGAGGGGAACGGATTGTTGAATATGCGCAAAAGGGCACAGGAACTGGGGCGGGAACTATTACTGGAGTCAGGTGCTGAGCGGGGTACAAAAGTATCTTTTAGGGTTCCACAAAACAGCTCAACCGCTTAA